A window of the Calditrichia bacterium genome harbors these coding sequences:
- a CDS encoding DUF3080 family protein: MEDVLTDYQQRISRITEIEQPNAFKSELLQYPRHRDLFIPIDEVRISLLDFFSLDDCDLQILVAERNNAMGKVMSSPQILVYEHQFLVKLRTCLEKLSMESDGSKEWQAQLAKVDSIKSENMSSVIWNATFASRAFDKLFSLSAQLPEVNALPSGNIEINENIIYLVNVAKSIGNPELELNQSKMAKIYTLFESFAYGGALLNAMEMLTFHLNTVAEILEMRLAKRPLCVDGKPDETAIRLQTVFDKFYRGNVQKYLAFTHKNARELLTAINKLAEIQDEVIPEVFRNYQEKQIDIASEHAVWQKFDRAIKRHTAAWQAVFDQCGMMPN; the protein is encoded by the coding sequence TTGGAAGACGTACTTACGGATTATCAGCAGCGTATTTCGCGGATCACAGAAATCGAGCAGCCGAACGCATTCAAGTCGGAACTTTTGCAATATCCTCGACACAGGGATTTATTTATCCCGATTGATGAGGTTCGAATCAGCTTGCTGGACTTTTTTTCTCTCGACGATTGTGATTTGCAAATACTGGTTGCGGAACGAAACAATGCGATGGGAAAAGTGATGTCCTCGCCGCAAATTCTCGTTTACGAACACCAGTTTTTAGTGAAGCTTCGTACGTGTCTGGAAAAATTATCAATGGAATCGGATGGGTCGAAAGAGTGGCAGGCACAGTTGGCAAAAGTTGATTCCATTAAATCGGAAAATATGTCTAGCGTTATTTGGAATGCCACTTTTGCCAGCAGGGCATTTGATAAATTATTCTCGTTATCTGCGCAATTACCCGAAGTTAATGCGCTGCCAAGCGGAAATATTGAAATAAATGAAAATATTATCTATCTTGTTAATGTCGCAAAGAGCATTGGGAATCCTGAGTTGGAATTGAATCAATCAAAAATGGCTAAAATTTACACGCTTTTTGAGTCATTTGCCTATGGCGGAGCACTATTGAATGCGATGGAAATGTTGACATTTCATTTGAACACTGTCGCTGAAATTCTTGAAATGCGTTTGGCGAAACGTCCGCTGTGTGTCGATGGCAAACCCGACGAAACAGCGATTCGTTTGCAAACGGTTTTCGATAAATTTTATCGCGGAAATGTGCAAAAATATTTGGCTTTTACCCACAAAAACGCCCGGGAATTGTTAACAGCAATCAATAAGCTAGCTGAAATTCAAGATGAAGTGATCCCGGAAGTGTTTCGAAATTATCAGGAAAAGCAAATTGATATAGCATCGGAACATGCTGTTTGGCAAAAATTTGACCGTGCAATCAAACGCCATACGGCAGCGTGGCAGGCTGTTTTCGATCAATGTGGCATGATGCCAAATTGA
- a CDS encoding T9SS type A sorting domain-containing protein — protein MLKRVVLGGLVFVCLSALGFWPAKAQSLPDTLKILAIRVEFQPDNATTTTGDGTFDLSNSTTAFQIDPPPHNRSYFQDHLTFAKNYFEKVSRGALTVTGDVFPSGESDAYRLSESMLAYNPNTSAQAVDQGIARLLRDAIQLADADDQVDFSKYNTVVVFHAGVGRDIDLGLDDTPQDIPSLYVTSQFLQNNLGISEITVDGGATSIKNGIVLPETESQEGIQLGLNGILVSNIGSHLGFPDLFSPSERATGVGRFALMDAGLFNGDGLLPALPMAWTRIFAGWESATTIYQAQNDELALNAVLSPQSPHVFKFPINDNEYFLVENRYAGELRLDSLQLVLTEGRNELASMREVLETYLADQVTFSPRGVLIDAKNPDIALPGGGALIWHIDESVINAQIAQNRINDDPAHRGIDLEEADGSQDIGETFDFLSGIQDASLGWALDPWYTSNSSPLFENKFSSSSTPNSRSYLNKANSHITLSNFSASDSVVTFQATLDFFQPNFPRKVDPAVYGVATSLKVLDVDANGRSEMILTTDRNKILVIDETGESQWGTDSLEALQIDENLTLITPPAFTVFPNGDVRITILTREGQAFNYLFDRTQNRLNSLISANGNGSRFSTFPVAPNEGSEIYWGGEDGNIWQLNVDENNVSFTEMGTIPEPVRFITVDAAGELLATGISGNIYNGSAQQVAEALGSRTPLVGNGQVTVDNDGSLISVANGITSPESSILNVQSGLAAVTIPATSGQPESEFIVAAGDNRISIFNENLTLRTEFPKTVYTPEISTDLFIAPLIGDLTDPLLQISTEKSSQQTPDISSIVAVDPSGLILGYDFDGNPLDDFPLAVGDSILVSPALLDIDGDGDVELASISKTGTMFVWDLNAQLDAANPQPWAQEHATPGNTNRASAVAKTTQQTFSGLIPADRAYNWPNPNRENYTFIRYYLTEAADVTIRIFDLAGDLVKELNGTGFANTDNEVLWDLTNVQSGVYLGQIEAKSSSKTESQIIKIAVVK, from the coding sequence ATGTTGAAACGCGTTGTTTTGGGGGGATTGGTGTTTGTCTGCCTGTCGGCACTCGGCTTCTGGCCTGCAAAAGCACAGTCACTTCCGGACACTTTGAAAATTTTGGCCATTCGGGTTGAATTTCAACCCGATAACGCCACTACCACCACCGGCGACGGAACGTTTGACCTGAGCAATTCGACAACGGCTTTCCAGATTGATCCGCCGCCGCACAATCGAAGTTATTTTCAGGATCATCTGACCTTCGCCAAAAATTATTTTGAAAAAGTGAGTCGAGGGGCGTTAACCGTTACTGGCGACGTTTTTCCTTCGGGTGAATCGGATGCTTATCGACTCAGCGAATCCATGTTGGCTTACAATCCCAACACATCGGCGCAAGCGGTCGATCAGGGGATTGCCCGTTTACTTCGCGATGCGATTCAATTGGCAGACGCGGATGATCAGGTCGATTTCTCGAAATACAACACTGTTGTGGTTTTCCATGCGGGTGTCGGTCGCGATATCGATTTGGGTTTGGACGACACGCCTCAGGACATTCCTTCATTATATGTAACGTCCCAATTTCTGCAAAATAATTTAGGAATCAGCGAAATTACCGTGGATGGCGGTGCCACATCCATCAAAAATGGAATTGTTTTGCCCGAAACTGAAAGCCAGGAAGGAATTCAGTTGGGCTTGAACGGGATTCTGGTATCCAATATTGGCTCTCATTTGGGATTTCCGGATCTGTTCAGCCCGTCTGAACGAGCGACAGGTGTCGGGCGTTTTGCATTGATGGATGCAGGGTTATTCAACGGCGATGGCTTATTGCCTGCGCTGCCAATGGCCTGGACGCGCATTTTCGCCGGATGGGAATCAGCAACGACAATATATCAGGCGCAAAACGATGAATTGGCGTTGAATGCCGTTCTCTCGCCGCAATCGCCGCACGTTTTCAAATTTCCGATAAACGACAACGAGTATTTTCTGGTTGAAAACCGCTATGCGGGTGAGTTGCGACTGGATAGTTTGCAACTGGTGCTCACCGAAGGGCGAAATGAGCTGGCGTCGATGCGCGAGGTATTGGAAACATACCTTGCAGATCAAGTTACTTTTAGCCCGCGCGGTGTGTTGATCGATGCCAAAAATCCCGATATCGCGTTGCCGGGCGGCGGTGCGCTGATTTGGCATATCGATGAATCGGTGATTAATGCGCAAATTGCCCAAAACCGAATTAATGACGATCCCGCTCATCGCGGTATCGATTTGGAAGAAGCGGACGGATCGCAGGATATCGGCGAAACGTTTGATTTTCTGAGCGGCATTCAGGATGCATCGCTCGGTTGGGCGCTTGATCCGTGGTATACATCGAATTCATCACCGCTTTTTGAAAATAAATTTTCATCGAGCAGCACGCCGAACAGCCGCAGCTATCTCAACAAAGCGAACAGCCATATCACGTTGTCGAATTTTTCTGCAAGTGATTCGGTTGTGACATTTCAGGCAACGCTGGATTTTTTCCAACCAAACTTTCCGAGAAAAGTTGACCCGGCAGTTTACGGCGTCGCAACTTCGTTAAAAGTGCTGGATGTAGATGCGAACGGTCGTTCGGAAATGATTCTCACAACCGACAGAAATAAAATTTTGGTGATCGACGAAACCGGTGAATCGCAATGGGGAACGGACTCATTAGAGGCGTTGCAAATCGATGAAAATCTTACACTTATCACACCACCTGCATTTACAGTTTTTCCGAATGGTGATGTGCGAATTACAATCCTTACTCGCGAAGGGCAGGCGTTTAATTATCTGTTTGACCGGACACAAAACCGGTTGAACTCACTGATATCAGCAAACGGAAACGGAAGCCGTTTTTCCACATTTCCGGTTGCGCCAAATGAGGGCAGCGAAATTTATTGGGGTGGGGAAGACGGCAATATTTGGCAACTCAACGTTGATGAAAACAACGTATCATTTACTGAAATGGGTACCATACCCGAACCGGTGCGGTTTATTACTGTTGATGCAGCCGGTGAATTGTTGGCAACCGGAATATCCGGAAACATTTACAATGGTTCCGCGCAGCAGGTTGCAGAAGCTCTTGGCAGTCGAACACCGCTTGTCGGAAATGGGCAAGTTACAGTGGATAACGATGGTAGTTTGATCAGCGTTGCAAATGGCATAACCTCGCCGGAATCGAGCATTTTGAATGTCCAAAGTGGATTAGCAGCCGTGACCATTCCCGCAACTTCGGGTCAACCGGAATCGGAATTTATTGTTGCGGCCGGCGATAATCGCATCTCCATTTTCAACGAAAATCTGACGCTTCGGACGGAATTTCCGAAAACGGTTTACACACCCGAAATATCGACCGATCTATTTATCGCACCGCTGATTGGTGATTTAACCGATCCGTTGCTCCAAATTTCTACCGAAAAAAGCTCGCAACAAACACCGGATATTTCCAGCATTGTGGCGGTTGATCCGTCGGGATTAATTCTCGGATACGATTTTGACGGCAACCCGTTGGATGATTTCCCACTCGCGGTTGGCGATTCTATTCTGGTCTCGCCCGCGTTGCTTGATATCGACGGCGATGGCGATGTTGAGCTCGCCAGTATCAGCAAAACCGGCACGATGTTCGTGTGGGATCTGAATGCACAATTAGATGCAGCAAATCCGCAGCCGTGGGCGCAAGAACACGCCACACCCGGAAACACCAATCGCGCCTCGGCGGTTGCCAAAACTACCCAACAAACGTTTTCAGGATTGATACCGGCTGACCGTGCGTATAATTGGCCCAACCCAAATCGTGAAAATTACACATTTATTCGATACTATTTAACCGAAGCGGCTGATGTAACCATTCGCATTTTCGATTTAGCCGGCGATTTGGTAAAAGAGCTAAACGGTACTGGTTTTGCCAATACCGATAACGAGGTTTTGTGGGACTTGACCAATGTTCAAAGTGGGGTTTATCTCGGCCAAATTGAAGCAAAAAGCAGCAGCAAAACGGAGTCACAAATTATCAAGATCGCAGTAGTTAAATAA
- the idi gene encoding isopentenyl-diphosphate Delta-isomerase has product MTENSKQVSFDDEMLILVDDNDTITGYADKLACHRGEGILHRAFSIFIFNKNKELLIQKRSQQKHLWPLIWANSCCSHPRKGEELENATSRRLAEELGITTDLKHLFTFKYHAKYKNVGSEREMCAVYIGRSDDQIHLNPNEIAETRWIGINELTRELAKNGDIYSPWIKLEWERMMLNHRSDIDALFR; this is encoded by the coding sequence ATGACAGAAAACAGTAAGCAGGTTTCATTCGACGACGAAATGTTGATTTTGGTAGATGATAACGACACCATCACCGGCTATGCGGACAAACTGGCCTGCCATCGCGGGGAAGGTATTTTGCATCGCGCGTTTTCAATATTTATATTCAATAAAAACAAAGAGTTGCTAATCCAAAAAAGAAGCCAGCAAAAACATTTGTGGCCGCTTATTTGGGCGAACAGTTGCTGCAGTCATCCCCGAAAAGGCGAAGAACTAGAGAACGCGACCAGCCGCAGGCTCGCTGAGGAACTTGGCATCACCACCGATTTGAAGCATCTGTTCACGTTCAAATATCATGCGAAATATAAGAATGTAGGCTCGGAACGGGAGATGTGCGCAGTCTATATCGGGCGTTCAGATGATCAAATTCATCTCAACCCGAATGAAATTGCCGAAACCCGCTGGATCGGTATCAATGAATTGACCCGTGAGTTGGCAAAAAATGGCGATATTTATTCACCGTGGATAAAATTGGAGTGGGAACGGATGATGCTCAATCATCGCTCAGATATCGATGCATTGTTTCGCTGA
- a CDS encoding SDR family oxidoreductase, translating into MKNVFITGASGFLGNYLLKFASADVHILAQYHTTAPAITSSNIDCLQMDYANPDWTQVQHFQPDTIIHCGAMTQIDKCEQRPAAAVTANLTFTKYLCDVANLTGARFIFISTDQVYDGENRDYTETDAANPVNQYGKIKLAAETFVLGNHPNAVVARSALIYGKSLHGKVTFTESMIGRLREGQTVNVFEDEFRTPILVDNLAEAIWELAGNTFTGLLNLGGSQRITRLEMGKIICDMFGFNENGLLPTKMADIHLPAKRPQDLSFDIALAKQVLTTPLTDVSTGLRRAFSQS; encoded by the coding sequence TTGAAAAACGTATTTATCACCGGAGCTTCCGGATTTTTGGGAAATTATCTGCTAAAATTTGCATCAGCGGATGTTCATATTCTGGCGCAATACCACACAACCGCACCTGCAATTACTTCGTCAAATATTGACTGTTTACAAATGGATTATGCGAATCCGGATTGGACGCAAGTTCAGCATTTTCAACCGGATACGATTATTCATTGCGGCGCGATGACCCAAATTGATAAATGTGAACAGCGCCCCGCTGCTGCCGTAACAGCAAATCTGACGTTTACAAAATATCTTTGTGATGTGGCAAATTTAACCGGTGCACGTTTTATTTTTATTTCTACCGATCAGGTTTATGACGGTGAAAACCGCGATTATACCGAAACTGATGCCGCAAATCCGGTAAATCAGTACGGAAAAATTAAACTTGCTGCAGAAACATTTGTGCTCGGCAATCATCCGAACGCGGTAGTTGCCCGAAGCGCATTGATTTACGGAAAATCACTTCACGGGAAAGTGACATTTACCGAATCGATGATCGGCAGATTGCGCGAAGGTCAAACCGTTAACGTATTTGAAGATGAATTTCGCACGCCAATTTTAGTAGATAATCTTGCGGAAGCGATTTGGGAATTGGCTGGCAATACATTCACCGGACTGCTCAATCTCGGTGGTAGCCAACGGATCACCCGGTTGGAAATGGGCAAAATCATCTGCGATATGTTCGGATTCAACGAAAACGGATTGCTCCCCACAAAAATGGCCGACATTCATCTTCCGGCCAAACGTCCGCAAGATTTATCCTTCGATATCGCTCTTGCAAAGCAGGTGTTGACAACACCGCTGACTGATGTTTCCACAGGTTTGCGACGTGCATTTTCTCAATCCTAA
- the bshB1 gene encoding bacillithiol biosynthesis deacetylase BshB1, with amino-acid sequence MSQNDQQLVDVLAFGAHPDDVELGCGGTLHALSSQNAKIGIVDLTEGEMGTRGTVDERRKEADAAAGILNAKFRINLQIPDTKIDNSASNRRKIISVIRKYRPNIVFAPHPGDRHPDHAHAANIVKEAAFYAGVRKIDADLELAPHRPHSLLYYMISTDFEPTFYVDISAGFDAKMDAIRAHKSQFYNPDYPGETTFIASKEYFESIETRAKYFGWKTGVRFAEPFWSASPILLTNLIDQLR; translated from the coding sequence ATGTCTCAAAACGATCAACAATTAGTGGATGTATTGGCATTTGGCGCACATCCTGATGATGTGGAATTGGGTTGCGGTGGAACGTTGCACGCTTTGTCCAGTCAAAACGCAAAAATTGGCATCGTTGATTTAACCGAAGGCGAAATGGGAACGCGAGGCACAGTTGACGAACGACGGAAGGAAGCGGATGCCGCTGCCGGAATTCTGAACGCAAAATTTCGGATAAATTTGCAAATCCCCGATACAAAAATTGATAACAGCGCATCAAACCGGCGAAAAATAATTTCGGTGATTCGCAAATATCGGCCCAACATTGTTTTTGCGCCCCATCCGGGCGACCGCCATCCGGACCATGCGCATGCCGCCAATATTGTAAAAGAAGCCGCTTTTTATGCAGGTGTTCGAAAAATCGATGCTGATTTGGAATTGGCGCCGCACCGCCCGCACAGCCTTTTGTATTACATGATTTCGACAGATTTTGAGCCCACATTTTATGTGGATATTTCCGCCGGTTTTGATGCAAAAATGGACGCTATTCGCGCCCACAAATCACAGTTTTACAATCCGGATTATCCCGGCGAAACAACGTTTATTGCATCAAAAGAGTACTTTGAATCCATCGAAACCCGGGCAAAATATTTCGGATGGAAAACCGGTGTCCGATTTGCTGAACCTTTTTGGAGTGCGTCACCGATTTTGCTGACAAACCTAATTGATCAGCTTCGGTAA
- a CDS encoding succinylglutamate desuccinylase/aspartoacylase family protein, with translation MSVFVEQNVEIKRVLGKYDQKKPGPTIICFGGMHGNEHAAIYALNHVAKLLSEKQPDFRGKFLAISGNMSALQDRVRYKDQDLNRIWTTENIHRLKQNLPLPHHSTVEMAEQANIFSEIKPYLTTSGFPVYALDLHTTSAESHPFTIIQDKSISRKFALNFHAPIILGLLNHLKGSLIQYLEDVEGCLTMAFEAGQHDDERSIHRHIAAIWIAMVSAGCIEEKNVPDPDYEDYQEYLRETLRDVPKIFQVRYSYRIRSEENFVMEPGFLNFQSIEKGELLAHSNTEEITSHEDGNIFMPLYQAQGDDGYFIIRKIEGY, from the coding sequence ATGAGCGTCTTTGTTGAACAAAACGTTGAAATAAAACGTGTTTTAGGGAAATACGACCAGAAAAAACCTGGTCCGACGATTATCTGCTTTGGCGGAATGCATGGTAATGAGCACGCAGCTATTTATGCATTAAACCATGTTGCGAAATTGCTATCTGAAAAACAACCCGATTTCCGCGGTAAATTTTTGGCAATTTCAGGAAACATGTCGGCTTTGCAGGATCGGGTTCGATATAAAGATCAGGATTTAAACCGAATTTGGACAACAGAAAATATTCATCGCTTAAAACAAAACTTACCGTTGCCACACCATTCAACAGTGGAAATGGCTGAGCAAGCAAATATTTTTTCTGAAATTAAGCCATATTTAACGACATCCGGTTTTCCGGTTTATGCATTGGATTTGCACACAACCTCGGCAGAAAGCCACCCGTTTACCATCATTCAGGATAAATCGATAAGCCGAAAATTTGCCCTGAATTTTCATGCGCCAATCATTCTTGGCTTACTCAACCATTTGAAGGGCTCATTGATCCAATATCTCGAGGATGTTGAGGGGTGTCTGACAATGGCATTTGAAGCCGGGCAACACGACGACGAGCGCTCGATCCATCGCCACATAGCCGCGATTTGGATTGCGATGGTCAGTGCCGGCTGTATCGAAGAAAAGAATGTTCCCGACCCGGATTATGAAGATTATCAGGAATATCTCCGGGAAACTTTGCGCGATGTTCCAAAAATATTCCAGGTTCGCTATTCATATCGAATCCGGAGCGAAGAAAATTTTGTGATGGAGCCGGGATTTCTAAATTTTCAATCCATTGAAAAAGGTGAACTGCTGGCTCACAGTAACACAGAAGAAATTACCAGTCACGAGGATGGTAATATTTTTATGCCATTGTATCAGGCACAGGGCGATGACGGATATTTCATTATTCGGAAAATAGAGGGTTATTAA
- a CDS encoding PorV/PorQ family protein, translating into MRAKFAAFIAILFCFTPITSVFAQGEATVLFMMINAGARQGGMGEAGVADPSDANAIYWNPAGLAFEENTFDRSTQGEATLMHVNWLPAFNLSDLYYDFAAGKYNLPGIGTVGLGIQFMNYGENNQTDVNGNLIGTFTSNEFAVTGAYGLKVKENLGIGVNLKFIYSRLSPVQVDIEQGKGVGSTFALDIGALYHPGFMKQLSIGANLANFGPKITYIDKEQADPIPTNLRVGIAYRVLDSEFNRFTVLYDINRLMVPRDEEDRRASFVSYLGSAWGGGDFFNRLTHSIGVEYWYTNLIALRTGFFYEDPSYGARKFYTFGGGVRISFLGVDFSYILGTVEDSPLADTIRFSLSAIF; encoded by the coding sequence ATGAGAGCCAAATTTGCTGCATTTATTGCAATTCTATTTTGTTTCACTCCCATCACATCTGTGTTTGCCCAAGGCGAAGCAACCGTGTTGTTCATGATGATCAATGCCGGTGCACGTCAGGGTGGAATGGGTGAAGCAGGTGTTGCTGATCCAAGCGATGCCAACGCAATTTATTGGAATCCCGCCGGTTTAGCCTTCGAAGAAAACACCTTTGACCGCTCAACTCAGGGTGAAGCAACCCTGATGCACGTTAACTGGTTGCCTGCGTTCAACCTCAGCGATTTATATTATGATTTTGCCGCCGGAAAATACAATCTTCCCGGTATTGGCACGGTTGGCTTGGGAATCCAGTTCATGAACTACGGTGAAAACAACCAGACCGATGTGAATGGAAACCTGATCGGGACGTTTACCAGTAACGAGTTCGCTGTAACTGGCGCATATGGATTGAAAGTAAAAGAAAATCTTGGCATCGGTGTAAACCTGAAGTTTATTTATTCCAGATTATCACCGGTTCAGGTCGATATCGAGCAGGGGAAGGGCGTTGGTTCTACTTTTGCGTTGGATATCGGCGCGCTGTATCACCCCGGATTTATGAAACAATTGAGCATCGGTGCAAATCTCGCTAATTTTGGCCCCAAAATTACCTACATCGACAAAGAGCAGGCAGACCCGATTCCCACCAATTTGCGGGTCGGTATTGCTTACCGGGTGCTGGATTCCGAATTTAACAGATTTACGGTGCTTTATGACATCAACCGCCTGATGGTGCCGCGTGATGAGGAAGATCGCAGAGCCAGTTTTGTGTCATATTTGGGAAGCGCATGGGGTGGCGGCGATTTCTTTAACCGCCTGACCCATTCGATTGGTGTGGAATATTGGTACACCAATTTGATCGCATTGCGCACCGGTTTCTTTTATGAAGACCCGAGTTATGGTGCCCGTAAGTTTTACACATTTGGTGGAGGTGTCCGGATTTCATTTTTGGGTGTCGATTTTAGCTATATCCTCGGCACCGTTGAAGACAGCCCGCTTGCTGACACCATCAGATTTTCACTTTCAGCAATATTCTAA
- the argB gene encoding acetylglutamate kinase: MDKQQLLVVKIGGNVINDDGELHQFLTDFAALSQPRILVHGGGKLATELANKLEIPVQMVDGRRITDVEMLKIVTMVYGGLINKNCVSQLQKLGCNAIGLTGADANIMLAKKRSGWDRDYGFVGDIERIDSQMLATLLNSGLTPVLAPLTHDGDGNLLNTNADTIAAAVAQSMIANFHVSLMYCFEKKGVLENPADPESVISSINPLTYNDLKTKGIISAGMIPKLDNAFSAIAAGVEKVHICHAKDFRKIAGGESAGTLLLP, translated from the coding sequence ATGGATAAGCAGCAGTTGTTGGTCGTTAAAATTGGCGGAAATGTCATCAATGACGATGGTGAATTGCATCAATTTTTGACCGATTTTGCGGCATTAAGCCAGCCGCGGATTTTGGTGCACGGCGGCGGAAAACTCGCCACAGAACTTGCCAATAAATTGGAGATTCCGGTTCAAATGGTCGATGGACGCCGCATCACCGACGTGGAGATGCTCAAAATTGTAACCATGGTTTACGGCGGATTAATCAACAAAAACTGTGTATCGCAATTGCAGAAATTGGGCTGCAATGCCATTGGTCTCACCGGTGCAGATGCGAATATTATGCTCGCCAAAAAGCGCAGCGGTTGGGATCGCGATTATGGTTTTGTCGGCGACATTGAACGGATTGATAGCCAGATGCTCGCCACATTACTGAACAGCGGTTTAACGCCCGTCCTCGCGCCGCTCACCCACGATGGCGATGGGAATTTGCTCAACACCAATGCCGACACCATCGCTGCAGCGGTTGCGCAGTCGATGATCGCTAATTTTCACGTTTCGTTAATGTATTGTTTTGAGAAAAAAGGTGTGCTGGAAAATCCGGCGGATCCGGAGTCTGTTATTTCGTCTATTAACCCGTTAACATACAACGATTTAAAAACAAAAGGAATCATATCTGCGGGCATGATTCCCAAATTAGATAACGCATTTTCGGCGATAGCTGCCGGTGTCGAAAAGGTGCATATTTGCCACGCAAAGGATTTTCGGAAAATTGCTGGTGGCGAAAGTGCTGGCACCCTTTTGCTGCCCTGA